Genomic segment of Erythrobacter sp. BLCC-B19:
CCGATGGAGCCGACGGGGACTTCGATCACGCCCATGTGCGCCAGCGGATCGTGCACCTCGGCACCAAGGCTGATGCGACACGCGCTGGCGCCGACCAGCGCGGGGCAGTGGCTGGTGTCATAGGCGATGTCGAGCGCCGCGAGCGCGCGCAGGGTGTTGTCGTCCGCGCCGTAATTGCCCGCCCGGAAGGCGACCGGGGCAGGCGCACCGGCCGCCATCAGCGTGGTGCGGGCGTAGTCGAGGATCGCGCATTGATCCTCGAAGGTGAAATCGGCGAGGTTGTGCCCCGTCGCGCCGGAGGGCAGCGGATTGGCCGCGCCTGCCAGTCCCAGCCACTCGGTATGGCAATGGAGCTGCACGTCCTGCCCGGCGGCGATGATGGGCGCGACGATATCCTCGATCGCGGCCACGCCCCAGACGAGGGCTGGCATGGGATCGACGAAGAACACCGCCTTCTGCCCGTGGCGGCCAAGCAGATCGAGCTTGTGGGCGATCCCGGCCGGGCCTTGCGGGGTGTTGCAGGCAATCGAGCGGGCGAAGTTGTCAGCCCGGTCAGCCGTGCCCGGCCCGGTGTAGAGACCCGAGGAATACTCGGTGTCGATGGTGATGAAGACCCGTGTCATCGCGGGTCGCAGCTTAGGGCAAGAGGGTTAAGACCGGGTGATGATGTCTCCCGCCGGTCAAATCCCCCCGGCGGTGGTTTCGTAGCCGAGCGCCGCAAGGCCGTCGGTCACGCTGTCGCAGCAGGCCTTGAGCGCTTCGGCACTGACCGAACGAACCACGAAATTCGCGCCCACCCGTCCTTCGCGGAAGAAGGGGTAGGAACCGATCTGGCAGCCCTCGTGCGCGGCCTCGCAGGTGCGCAGCAAGTCGGCGACTTCACTTTCGGCGACCCAGCAGCCGATGGTCTCGGACAGCAGCGGCAGCCCGCCTTCCAGCTCGCCGGTCAGGGCGTCGAGCATCCCGGCGGTAATGTGCGGCACGCCCGCCATCACGAAGATATTGCCGCGCCGGATGCCGGGTGCGCCCGACATCCGGTTGGGGATGAGGTCGGAACCTTCGGGCACCCGCGCCATCCTGAGGCGCCCTTCGTTCAGCCCGCCGCGGGTGGCGTAATAGCGTTCGAGCAGCGCCCGCGCATCCGGATGGATGACCACCGGCACGCCCAGCGCGGCGGCGATGGCGTCGACCGTGATGTCATCATGCGTCGGCCCGATCCCGCCGGTGGTGAAGAGGTAGTCATAGGCAGCGCGCAGGGCGTTGACCGCCTCGACGATCCGGCTCTCCACATCCGGCACCACCCGCACTTCGGCAAGGCGGATGCCCTGCACCTGCAACCAGCTCGCGACCTGCGCGATGTTCTTGTCCTGCGTGCGGCCGGAGAGGATTTCGTCGCCGATGACGACAAGTCCGGCGGTCCAGATCTTTTCGGGAGAGGTCATGGGGCAATGGTTAGGCGAAGCTGAGCCAGAGCAAAAGAGTTTCGTCATTGCGAGCCGGGAAGCAGCGCGGCAATCCACGGGCCAAGGCTGCGGCTGCCCAAACAGCAGGCCATGGATTGCTTCGTCGCCTAAGGCACCTCGCAATGACGAGGTTTGAACCTACTCCGCCGCCTCCAGCTGTTCGTCCACCCCGCGCGCATTGGCGCCCGCGCGGGTGAAGGTGAGGATGCCGTCGGTCAGCGGGTCTTCCTTCATCCGCTTCCTGTCGACGACATATTCCTGGTTCAATCGCCACGGGTAGCTCACCGAATTGCGCGGCATGATGTGCTTGCCGCGCTGGATGTAGCCGCTCGAGAAATCGAACACATCGTCCTCGGTGATCGCGGCCTCGCCTTCGGGGGTCAGCACCGGGGTGGCGATGGTCGCGCCGGTCTGGCGCATGTGTTCGAGCACCCGGCACACATAGTCCGAATTGATGTCCGCGCGCAGGGTCCAGCTGGCGTTCAAGTAGCCGAACACCACCGCAAGGTTGGGCAGGTTAGAGAACATACAGCCCTTGTAATAGAACCGCTCGTTGAACTTGACGGTCTCGCCATCGACCCTGACGTCGATCTTGCCGGCCACGGCCAGCTTGAGGCCGGTGGCGGTCACCACGATGTCGGCGGGCAGGAACTTGCCATTCGTCAGGCGCACCCCGCCCTTTTCGAACTTGGCGATATGGCCGGTGACGACATCGGCCTTGCCAGCCTTCATCGCCTTGAACAGATCCTCGTCCGGCACCAGACACAGCCGCTGCTCCCACGGGTTGTAGGGCGGGGTGAAGGCGGACTTGTCGTAGCCCGGCCCGAGCGAGGCTTCGATCTTCTTGTAGAGCGCTTCTTTCACCTTCTCCGGCTTGTCGCGCGCCAGCTTGAAGCTGAAGTCCTGCATCTTGATGTTCTTGAACCGGGTGATCCGGTAGGCGAGCTTTTCCGGCAGCACGGCGCGCAGGAAATTGGCGATCGCATCCTTGGCCGGGCGCGTGAACATCCAGGTTGGCGTGCGCTGGAGCATGGTGACGTGCGCCGCCTCGCGCGCCATCGACGGCACGATCGTCACCGCCGTTGCGCCCGAGCCGATCACGACGACATTCTTGTCCGTGTAATCGAGGTTCTCGGGCCAGAACTGCGGGTGAACGATCTGGCCTTCG
This window contains:
- a CDS encoding competence/damage-inducible protein A → MTSPEKIWTAGLVVIGDEILSGRTQDKNIAQVASWLQVQGIRLAEVRVVPDVESRIVEAVNALRAAYDYLFTTGGIGPTHDDITVDAIAAALGVPVVIHPDARALLERYYATRGGLNEGRLRMARVPEGSDLIPNRMSGAPGIRRGNIFVMAGVPHITAGMLDALTGELEGGLPLLSETIGCWVAESEVADLLRTCEAAHEGCQIGSYPFFREGRVGANFVVRSVSAEALKACCDSVTDGLAALGYETTAGGI
- a CDS encoding flavin-containing monooxygenase, producing MLATPPDFDVLIVGAGISGIGMAAHMEMKAPHHSYCIVERRDNLGGTWDLFRYPGIRSDSDMHTLGFDFEPWRHEKSIADAPAILEYLDRIVDERGIRQHIRFGHKVISADFHHDDARWHVEMEKADGSRTHLTANFLYLGAGYYDYDEPYDPGFDFGEFEGQIVHPQFWPENLDYTDKNVVVIGSGATAVTIVPSMAREAAHVTMLQRTPTWMFTRPAKDAIANFLRAVLPEKLAYRITRFKNIKMQDFSFKLARDKPEKVKEALYKKIEASLGPGYDKSAFTPPYNPWEQRLCLVPDEDLFKAMKAGKADVVTGHIAKFEKGGVRLTNGKFLPADIVVTATGLKLAVAGKIDVRVDGETVKFNERFYYKGCMFSNLPNLAVVFGYLNASWTLRADINSDYVCRVLEHMRQTGATIATPVLTPEGEAAITEDDVFDFSSGYIQRGKHIMPRNSVSYPWRLNQEYVVDRKRMKEDPLTDGILTFTRAGANARGVDEQLEAAE
- a CDS encoding polysaccharide deacetylase family protein → MTRVFITIDTEYSSGLYTGPGTADRADNFARSIACNTPQGPAGIAHKLDLLGRHGQKAVFFVDPMPALVWGVAAIEDIVAPIIAAGQDVQLHCHTEWLGLAGAANPLPSGATGHNLADFTFEDQCAILDYARTTLMAAGAPAPVAFRAGNYGADDNTLRALAALDIAYDTSHCPALVGASACRISLGAEVHDPLAHMGVIEVPVGSIGAMGGGQRHAQITALSLGEMLAAIAHARDEGRESFTLVSHSFELINRRKLAANRVVRHRFTGLVKALAAMPGVTTATYADAPPAVPCADRISQPLPPSALRTGRRMAEQFVSNTLYGAL